From the Mastacembelus armatus chromosome 14, fMasArm1.2, whole genome shotgun sequence genome, one window contains:
- the ndfip1l gene encoding NEDD4 family-interacting protein 1-like isoform X1 — translation MAEPTTAYQQLSNEEDPEESSHLAADAPPPYSSITVHDAAYFDYKEDGVFPKPPSYNVATTLPSYDEAERTKAETTVPLVTGRQQPQHRGCLETFDDVIRSSLEDEEFVSRDDFEDADQLRIGNDGIFMLTFFIAFLFNWIGFFLSFCLTTSAAGRYGAISGFGLSLIKWILIVRFSTYFPGYFDGQYWLWWVFLVFGVLLFLRGFINYARIRKMADSFSTLPRTRVLFIY, via the exons ATGGCCGAACCGACCACCGCATATCAACAG CTGTCCAATGAGGAGGACCCAGAGGAGAGTTCACATTTAGCAGCCGATGCTCCACCCCCATATAGCAGCATCACAGTGCACGATGCTG CCTACTTTGACTATAAAGAAGATGGGGTTTTCCCCAAGCCTCCGTCATACAACGTAGCAACTACGCTACCTTCCTATGATGAAGCAGAAAGAACTAAAGCTGAGACTACTGTTCCCCTGGTAACTGGAAGA cagcagcctcagcacaggGGATGCCTGGAGACTTTTGATGATGTAATTCGCAGTTCACTGGAG GATGAAGAGTTTGTGAGCAGAGATGACTTTGAGGATGCAGATCAGCTGAGGATAGGGAATGACGGGATCTTCATGCTCACTTTCTTCA TTGCATTCCTCTTCAACTGGATTGgtttcttcctgtctttctgtttgaccACATCAGCAGCTGGCCGCTACGGGGCCATCTCTGGCTTTGGCCTCTCCCTCATCAAATGGATCCTCATTGTCCGG TTCTCCACATACTTCCCAGGTTACTTTGATGGACAGTACTGGCTGTGGTGGGTGTTCCTGGTGTTTG GTGTCTTGCTCTTCCTCCGAGGATTCATCAACTATGCTAGAATTCGCAAGATGGCTGACAGCTTCTCTACCCTGCCCCGCACTCGAGTCCTCTTCATTTACTGA
- the ndfip1l gene encoding NEDD4 family-interacting protein 1-like isoform X2, protein MAEPTTAYQQLSNEEDPEESSHLAADAPPPYSSITVHDAAYFDYKEDGVFPKPPSYNVATTLPSYDEAERTKAETTVPLVTGRQPQHRGCLETFDDVIRSSLEDEEFVSRDDFEDADQLRIGNDGIFMLTFFIAFLFNWIGFFLSFCLTTSAAGRYGAISGFGLSLIKWILIVRFSTYFPGYFDGQYWLWWVFLVFGVLLFLRGFINYARIRKMADSFSTLPRTRVLFIY, encoded by the exons ATGGCCGAACCGACCACCGCATATCAACAG CTGTCCAATGAGGAGGACCCAGAGGAGAGTTCACATTTAGCAGCCGATGCTCCACCCCCATATAGCAGCATCACAGTGCACGATGCTG CCTACTTTGACTATAAAGAAGATGGGGTTTTCCCCAAGCCTCCGTCATACAACGTAGCAACTACGCTACCTTCCTATGATGAAGCAGAAAGAACTAAAGCTGAGACTACTGTTCCCCTGGTAACTGGAAGA cagcctcagcacaggGGATGCCTGGAGACTTTTGATGATGTAATTCGCAGTTCACTGGAG GATGAAGAGTTTGTGAGCAGAGATGACTTTGAGGATGCAGATCAGCTGAGGATAGGGAATGACGGGATCTTCATGCTCACTTTCTTCA TTGCATTCCTCTTCAACTGGATTGgtttcttcctgtctttctgtttgaccACATCAGCAGCTGGCCGCTACGGGGCCATCTCTGGCTTTGGCCTCTCCCTCATCAAATGGATCCTCATTGTCCGG TTCTCCACATACTTCCCAGGTTACTTTGATGGACAGTACTGGCTGTGGTGGGTGTTCCTGGTGTTTG GTGTCTTGCTCTTCCTCCGAGGATTCATCAACTATGCTAGAATTCGCAAGATGGCTGACAGCTTCTCTACCCTGCCCCGCACTCGAGTCCTCTTCATTTACTGA
- the ndfip1l gene encoding NEDD4 family-interacting protein 1-like isoform X3, with the protein MAEPTTAYQQLSNEEDPEESSHLAADAPPPYSSITVHDAAYFDYKEDGVFPKPPSYNVATTLPSYDEAERTKAETTVPLVTGRDEEFVSRDDFEDADQLRIGNDGIFMLTFFIAFLFNWIGFFLSFCLTTSAAGRYGAISGFGLSLIKWILIVRFSTYFPGYFDGQYWLWWVFLVFGVLLFLRGFINYARIRKMADSFSTLPRTRVLFIY; encoded by the exons ATGGCCGAACCGACCACCGCATATCAACAG CTGTCCAATGAGGAGGACCCAGAGGAGAGTTCACATTTAGCAGCCGATGCTCCACCCCCATATAGCAGCATCACAGTGCACGATGCTG CCTACTTTGACTATAAAGAAGATGGGGTTTTCCCCAAGCCTCCGTCATACAACGTAGCAACTACGCTACCTTCCTATGATGAAGCAGAAAGAACTAAAGCTGAGACTACTGTTCCCCTGGTAACTGGAAGA GATGAAGAGTTTGTGAGCAGAGATGACTTTGAGGATGCAGATCAGCTGAGGATAGGGAATGACGGGATCTTCATGCTCACTTTCTTCA TTGCATTCCTCTTCAACTGGATTGgtttcttcctgtctttctgtttgaccACATCAGCAGCTGGCCGCTACGGGGCCATCTCTGGCTTTGGCCTCTCCCTCATCAAATGGATCCTCATTGTCCGG TTCTCCACATACTTCCCAGGTTACTTTGATGGACAGTACTGGCTGTGGTGGGTGTTCCTGGTGTTTG GTGTCTTGCTCTTCCTCCGAGGATTCATCAACTATGCTAGAATTCGCAAGATGGCTGACAGCTTCTCTACCCTGCCCCGCACTCGAGTCCTCTTCATTTACTGA